AGTGGAGAAATCATAATCACTAGGGTTAACCGTGTAACAAGGGCTTAAAATCACCCGTATGTATCACGATATCTTTTAAAGAAAAATGTTGTTTTGTCATTAGTTTTAGTCAATGTTGTCGTTACTTGTCAGTAGACTTGGTTAACTtgcgaaagaaaaagaaaataaaaaaaccttAGTTTCTTTTTTAGCAGAATTACAAAATACATTTCAGAAGCTCTCATTATATCTATCTCCACTTTTTACTTTCAATTGAATGTCCCAAGTCTTATAAATACACATCAAAGCCCTTCGAAATCTTTATACCATCACTTCCATTTCACTTACTAAATCTCTAAGCTCTCATTTAGTTCCTTCATTGATTCCAAGGCAATGGTTGAGAGTAGTTTCAAAAGTTCTTTCTCACTtataactctcttcatctttgtAGTCTTTTACATCAGCAATATTGTTGCAGTTGATGGAAAGTCACAAACTTTTGGTAGAGTTCTGAATCCAATCAAATTAGGACTTAAACAGGAGAAACTCAGTCATTTCCGTGTTTATTGGCACGATATTGTTGGTGGCGCAAATCCTACAGCAATTCAAGTTGCAAGGGCACCTTCAACAAATAATTCAAAAACTGGGTTTGGAGCTGTGGTAATGATTGATGATCCCTTGACAGAAGGACCAGAATTGAGTTCGAAACTAATGGGACGAGCTCAGGGATTATATGCAATGGCTGGAGTTAATGAAGTGGCTGCGCTTATGAATATGAACTTTGCTTTCATGGTTGGGAAGTACAATGGAAGTACCATAAGTATTATGGGGAGAAATAAAGTATTGACTGAAGTTAGAGAAATGTCCATTGTTGGTGGTAGTGGACTATTCCGATTTGCTCGTGGTTATGTTCAAGCTCACACTAAGAAATTGGACTTTAAAACTGGCGATGCTACTGTTGAATACAACATTTATGTCTATCATTACTGATGCATTTTATTGTCGTATTCCCACTTTACAGTTTTTGTACGAGTATTTTCATTTGAATAATTATTCAGCCAGcttcttttttatttaaatttattcgaGTAAGCCCTCAATTTCACCCGTAAGTTAGTCTCTTGGAATGCATTTTaacttacaagaaaaaaaaaaaaaatccctcaaatTCATCCCAAACATGGAAAAATAATAGCCAAAAATTTTAAAGTTCCATTGATGACTAAAAATGATAGATACCTTGGTACCCCTTCTTTTTTGATAAGATTAGAAAGGCTAATTTCGAGTCGCTCCTCCAAAAATACTACTCCACTCTGCAAGGCTGAAAATCAAAACTCCTATCTCAAGCAGGAGGACAAATTAATAAAATCCATTCTGCAAGCCTTCCCAACTTACCAAATGCAAGTGCTTGCTCTTCCAAAAGAAACCTTGGATCAATTGGATCGTATCCAAAGAAACTTCTAGTGGAACAAAGAATGGGAAAAAAGACAGGGTGGGTTCATCAAAGCTTGGACTGGCATTTGTAAGCCTATCTCGCAAGGAGGGCTAGGTATTAAAAAACCCTCACAAATTCAACATAGCTCTACTCACAAAACTTGCCAGTAGACTTATTTTAGAGCAAGATCAATTATGGGTCTAACTCCTCAGAGCGaaatactttccaaattctcaaCCCTAGAAGCCTCTAGAACTTCGAATTTATCGTGGATTTGGACAAGCATCCAAAAAGGTTTAGACATGATTAAAGGAAATTTTGTTTGGCAAGTCAAAGATGGTAAATCTGCAATAATTTGGGAAGTCAGGTGGATTCCAATTGAGGAGATAATTTCTCAACCAGCCAATATTCAAGACCCGGCTCCAAAAATAGTTCAAGAGTTAATAACGAAAGAAAATAAATGAGATCAGGAAAAACTGAACAAATTCTTTTATCCAGaagacaaaagaaaaatacaagccATAACACCAAGGATACAGGAGCAAGACAAATTAAAAAGAAGGAAGCATCATCACTCCAGAAACTTCTCAGCTAAAAACATTtacaatttttttaataaatcaagTTGAGGATAACGATTCCTCGATAGATTTTCCATGGGAAAAAATCTGGCAAATTAAGGCGGCACAAAGAATTAAATTATTTATCTGGAAATTAACTCAGAAAACTCTACCTACTTCTGCGAGACTTGGGGCCCACAACCCAGATATCGATCCTCACTCTCTAGAAAAGACTATATTGACAGGAAATACTGACTTGATTAATTCTTGGATTAAAGGTTTGATTTCGGAAAAAGAGTCGGCTATCCTAGTGGAGAAAATAGTCACCATTCTCTGGTTCATATGGAAACATAGATGCTCGGTGgtttttgagaaaataaattCATATCCAGTTAAACTGATTGACCAGATAAGAAGATTTTTACACTCAAACCCACAAAAGTAATTCAAAAGGGAATTGACAACCAAAAGGAGATTTCGGCCATTATAAATGATCCGATCTAAATACAGATTGGATAATCTTTATAGATGCTTCCTTTAAGAAAGAATACCTTTCAATGGGTTTTTCCTTATCCTTTATTCAGTGGACCACGAGTCCTTCATGCACATTTCAGCGAGTTCGGAGAAGGCATCTTCGGCTTTTCATGCAAAATCAAAATCCTTATTAAAGGAGGTTAaatggttaaaagaaaatatattgtcAAGCGTTTCAATAGTCTCCAATTGCAAAGTTCTTGTAGACAATATCAACACAGTAAGCACAGGTTTCCCTTGGATAGCTGAAAACACTCTGTAGGAAACCAAGATAATATTGAAAGATCTTCCTCAAGTGCAGGTAAAGTTTATGAATATGAAGCACAATTCAGCAGCAGACTACTTAGCTAAGGAAGCAAGAATATAAAGTCTTCATCACATGTCTACCAAACTACAACCAAAAATTCAGAAATCTAGCATTGATTCTAATGTTTTTGATAACAATGAAATTGTAAACCTCTTGTACTATATTTGCTAGTTTTAATATCTTCccttcaaaaaagaagaagaaggttttataattttatttgaatttattcgaGTAAGGTTTTGTAACTTTTGAGCATGGTAGGTAAGTGGTGATAGAAAACACATATTTTAAGATTTTTATGAGCCTTGGAGTTTCTCAATATATTGTCTCCTCtcctaagagcaagtcttatgatgGAAGAATTCCATCTTTCGAATTCCATGACATCTAAGCACTTGAAATTGATCATGGAAGTTCAAGTTTAATGGTATAAGGTAAGATCGATTCCAGAAAGCGATTAGAAATTGCATCAAATGATATTCGGAATTGCGTTCAATCTTGGCCCACAAAATCTACAGTAAAAAAGAGAGCATTGGATttagaaattgttagagcatagctcggtttaacccaccaagcgttggtatatcaagtttggttgtcatattttagtgaaccaaaactcattaaaagagtcgcttgattatatactagagtcaactccgtataggttagcttgaaagtactaggatatgagacattacaagtattacgtgaagacttgaagaatgtgaagaagtaaggagctacaacgacgacatcatccttccacttgaggttagtaatatttgacttgaactgtttcattccctaacgtatctttcaagtcgtgcatattgaaaacaaaactgcgaagctatgaatgattatactctagttagatgtAGTATTAaggattacaatacgaagtataatgcttatcttttgaacttcgtatataagatatcgacataatcgtttgaatgctattgtgattatgtatgggtatgaggtgaatattccatcctaggaaacaatgttttacattcgtttaaaggaagtaaatccatgaacttgttttgtgaatcgaaagggaaatcgctaggcttattggtattgttattcattgcaaatatattgaactaccaatatgtgtgattagtataaccgctcatgacttgcttatgttcttggtaaaatgataggcacatttttgtgtcttatataatctcaattttatatattattagtgctcgattttatatttattatggcttttcatgtccctgtaggtattttggagaaattagcttttgcggcgaaattggctcgaaaagcggtttttgtgctcgtgggagaaaattactatacggactctcattttggataaggggtaacctaattactaaggggtcaCCTATTTCCatgcagctgctaaagggagaacatcaaaggatagggggacacccaccttcttcacgtttcaaattagaaatattggcggcaaaagagacttcacgtctgcagattttggacgtgaagctttgggaagttttaaagagattcaacaccggaaattgattgggctggacttctcatggatatacaagtttactagaagcaattggatcgatcgaattgggctggaatggcaggaaaagggaaacataggtgaataaggaaatacggctatgtggatttgttttaggaaattcagagagaataaagaactaaaattcgttccaaaggtacatattctatctaaggaagagtttgatataagtgggagagctcagaaacgcgtaaaacaatttctggaaggaattattgccgtgactgccaaggaaggaaagaagagattttgatgcgatttgggaaagattcaatgacccttttatgtataaataggatgcttaggtctcCTAGAAGAAAGAACAaagaggtttggggtcgagaggagagctcaggaggcgagaatcagagttgcaggaagttacgtctctgctgctgctgctgccattgaagagcacgaagaacacgaagaacagacttccaaaAACAGTCGTTCTTCTACAGTGAAAAGACAGACGCTtggcagtcttaaaacaacagaaacaacactttagttttatcgttcttttctggacgccttctgtgggtcgcagattcactgattttagtcttttcactcttttaatcaacttttgggctataaacatgtattttgagcaagtgattaatatgaggagctaaaccccaacaccgagatgacggaggaagccctatttcacgcatgtggtaattctaataattcttttatgaccatttgcattgatttttaatcgatttatgatttttattgaatgggtgtgatttcgtttgatggtgtatgcttggtctatgtatttttgatacatcatgcttttgatttacaatcattacttttcaaaaatctactttttggcaaagaataagagtccaaatttttaatatttgatctataattgattggaattattatttgaatcacatgaatggaattttgtggaatcctgagtctcagtctctctcgatattcgtgacaaccttgtgaatatatttttagtatttttattcttagttcttaaaacaaacctttacacaatccgagttgaatgaactttactaccactttcaaaactacatcaatttttggcgccgccgacgcggatttttattaggttttaggttttagatttattttatttcttttagaatttttgttctcttttacgcctttggtatttttcgattcttttcagatttggagcgaagctacaagggaagaaaaagtgttataaaaggaaatcatcgccaaagaaggaaaaaaaagaggaatccgaaaggaatgaagaagaagattttgtatatagttattttgttttatttttagaaactgtaaatagggtattatttttgtaatttttattttcctttttggacatttttatttttggactttttggacattcttggacattatttttaaaccctacggaagggttaagattaaatataaattgtttgctgggaaggacgacaattacgatactgtctcggcccctcgggttcgtacactgacatcggagtcggtggcctgagtcgacttcaacggttcatcgcccgtctggtatgggaggtaagactctatccacccacgaatcccatgtcagtgggttttattttgtgtgacaactcacacccctgcaatagaatgtcgaactggtatcacaatagccaatacaacgaatatccgactgagtttcaaaatggacgttacaattttaaccatagtgtgaatagtgattgggaacatcaaccttttcaaggttacggctcataccatggtgagcccaattactatacacacacacacacacacaccggtcatacgagcaagaaaataagaattattatagtactagttcctcgtctttggacaatataatgaaaatgttgaaaactagtccctattatgatccttatgAACcttttcttcctctagaagagtctctcaaacaattaactgagaatacaaataggtttgtgttagaaatgaataaacaaaatgcaccttctatacacgataccataaggaagtcatgtgagtcgactcagaaaatgttgttagaggcccataacagaactgctcaagatagtcttaatttccaatatagtgtttccaatagtacccttgaaaatgaggatagttatttgcataatcaagatgccgagtttagaattggtaacactacttttttagatgaggttcaaccattttcatgctattatgatgattatgacgaggatagtgttgaggaagaatttgaaatatgtaggcatagtgatcaggaatttgttactccaaatgaactttatgatgatagtgttatttctggttcagatcccgataattttaatgattattcacctattcaaaaggacaaggatttgactagagatacccccgttttagacgatgtattatttccttttgattacgaagccgataatggtttggaggaacgagttttttctgagaatattgttttagagtctagcgatttagaaacattagtcttagacaaagaaagtgaactcgtagagatgagtgaggatgaaccatacttagaagaatcaattgacaaccttgaaattagggatgttgtgactagtctttttagagacactgaaaactctaagtttgggggtgattatcattctccatgtgctttaactattagaaatgTCTCTCAcctgggacttgacatatgtgcctcaaccattttacaacattatcttcatacacgttttcctgaacctagtgatgtccataaggaagttcagttgttagaaacccatcctctggttgatgtggtttaccgaggctatgatatccagattgactttgttttcccaccaaatatttttcaaccaattgtgggaacgtataaatttcagatgtgtcaattatttagttttgagactatacctaattactttaagagattagggtcgatacatttgcttaatattgaccaccagtttcatcatggtcgattgtgtgagtcaaaactgattgactttaaggatcctcaattattcaggttattattatgttcttttaaatttttacttgagtttcttcagactctaatacctgaaccggatcttagctttgaggaattccaacccatgaaaatattttatttggacccagttatagaacctgaacctgaaccacaagtagatgtagttgtcttaaacaggaaactagacaagggtgcgctttatttgttaattttattggcaggttgcagattccttttatttgtgatagatctatttggttttgatgacccacagaaatttcggctattactttattattttatgaggtgactaatcctttcttagtctggctgaagactttaaacttagcacttcttgggaggtaacccaacattcatgcgacacggtaatatctttccttatctcttttgattcaaatggtaacagtttctccttgttcatgcttttaatttcatctttagaacattgaggacaatgttagatttaagtttgggggtatgggagaaactttttagttgcagtatgaataaataaactccagaacctagaaatttatgcctattgaggattgcactaactaatctaagtggatggaagcattttggttgtaagagttgaggaaccaatctgattagatggaaacatctaaagagtctattcataaaagcacagagctcaggtgttagaaataacatgatagtttcaccatatctcgttgagtccttttcacttctatttttattttattttgtttttaaactatgtttctctaagtgataggtggggcccacgattcaagttgttaccaatgctagggtgaattagagtgattgagataccatgaaaaaaaaatggtagttaccaaaaagttgaaaaaataaaataaaaattgagaccagaccatttgaccaaaaggaataaattcaataaagtcgaccactggtacccttgtatatgccagttgtgttgacctagagttaggttatcgaccactggttcccttgtatatgccagtgtgttgatattagtcagactaatatctcaatccattaggataggttcattttggcagaggccttcagacagatatggaaaatgccgttcacttagtaaacatcaaaaccatctatgtttttctatatccatcttcttgatctatccatgtgattagttttgactccgcatattgatgtccatagtgcaactatttgagtagagctctgtcactttatatgaattttagtatgcttgagtgcaaactcgtgtacaacaattggaatttcgcatcagggtacttcttcctgtagtcaataagtatgccaaccaaggagattctttagtgccttccaaggttctgcgtagataactaaggtctggagtaaaggttttgtgggtatatctctagtaagccctcccgagactataactcggccactagggacacctaggggtttaaaggcttattgcatacgataaatgcaatcgacgatgcctgcgacagtgagttaggattttattttctatttaatttgctcgaggactagcaaataataagtttgggggtatttgataggcacatttttgtgtcttatataatctcaattgtatatattattagtgctcgattttatatttattatggattttcatgtccctgtaggtattttggagaaataagcttttgcggcgaaattggctcgaaaagcggtttttgtgctcgtgggagaaaattactatacggactctcattttggataaggggtaaactaattactaaggggtgacctatttccaggaagctgctaaagggagaacaacacaggatagggggacacccaccttcttcacatttcaaattagaaatattggcgggaaaagagacttcacgtctgcagattttggacgtgaagctttgggaagttttaaagagattcaacaccggaaattgattgggctgaaCTTCTCATGGCTATACAAGTTTAatagaagcaattggatcgatcgaattgggctggaatggccggaaaagggaaacaAAGGCGAATAAGGAAATACGGCTATGTggatttgttttaggaaattcagagagaataaagacctaaaattcgttccaaaggtacatattctatctaaggaagagtttgatataagtgggggagctcagaaacgcgtaaaacaatttatggaaggaattattgccgtgactgccaagggaggaaagaagagattttgatgcgatttgggaaagattcaatgacccttttatgtataaataggatgcttaggtcccctagaagaaaGAACGGagaggtttggggtcgagaggagagctcaggaggcgagaatcagagttgcaggaagttacgtctctgctgctgctgctgccattgaagagcacgaagaacacgaagaacagacttccaaagacagtcgttcttctacaGTGAAAAGACAGACGCTtggcagtcttaaaacaacagaaacaacacttcagttttatcgttcttttctggatgccttctgtgggtcgcagattcactgattttattcttttcactcttttaatcaacttttgggctataaacatgtattttgagcaagtgattaatatgaggagctaaaccccaacactgggatgacggaggaagccctatttcacacgtgtggtaattctaataattcttttatgaccatttgcattgatttttaatcgatttatgattttgattgaatgggtgtgatttcgtttgatggtgtatgcttggtctatgtatttttgatacatcatgcttttgatttacaatcattacttttcaaaaatctactttttggcaaagaataagagtccgtatttttaatatttgatatataattgattgaaattattatttgaatcacatgaatggaatttggtggaatcctgagtctcagtctctctcgatattcgtgacaaccttgtgaatatatttttagtatttttattcttagttcttaaaacaaacctttacacaatccgagttgaacgaactttactaccactttcaaattACAtcataaaactattcacaaggcccgatttttgtattggtatgacttttgttagtgaaaccgatctaaagtaatcacctgagaaggtatgattgatttgttgtaattggtatgacaaactctaggcaaaggggaaccgatcctagtaataggtgcaacaagtttctagatattgggaaccgatcctatcaacatgtgcaacacgtttttagatattgggaaccgatcctatggacatgtgcaaaaaatacaagttagataccatatatatgtgggaaccgatcctaatacctagtcaaccaagttttggtaactagcgtgactaattccagtacccacatggaggtagaaccgaaacttgttttggtagaaccgtgaaacccatgtttggtgattgatagttcttgatcaatcacatagttcttggaagtcagatgaaccaattctaaacttgtttggaagtatgaaaAATCGATTCCAAGAGTGTAAGTTTGAAATAGGacatacaaagtaaagatgtcgacatactacGAAattgtgcagtaacgcttatcttttattgttcaaagatattccttaatagctaaaggaagaatcccggatcgaaaataaattgagaatcttttaattaaggtttttaattttatatttgaaaaataaaaattagtaatgtgcatttactagctaattggatattttcttagAGATTTCGTTCAATATTTgggcaaagcatttccaggaattatggaaaccgaatttggaaatttattgcatatcttgagaatattttcagttttgtaaattccttggtgtccaaacttccttggtctataaatatcaaagtttacaTTTCGAGCAaattaatcctcagagccagcaaaattacctatttgtgttgttactggtggagccgcctattcggagaggaaagtaacctaatcaggcgaaatctcttacggccgctcgttttgggattgagaagctctattagtaccgttggtgggaaagtatataattgcggtttatcattagttttcgattgatttgattgactaacggttgttgaaatttggttgcacctggtttgtttatgcttgagaatcttctcttctgatataagattcactcaaactagatcgaagtttcgacgggtgttgatggtggtttttagtatagggcgaaaaaatgtaaaagtctatctatctgacccgacatcagatgtagtagacattgatatgcctatattccgcagggaatttggagaatatatcaaaatttgatgagtgcctatgtctctcttcatattatattgaaactcaagctcctaaataaattgttcactagtatagagcctaatgagtatataagctcctaacTGCATTACTCGCTAAttccggagcctgccgagtatttttcctatgctatgttccccggctcaacccttaatattgat
This portion of the Papaver somniferum cultivar HN1 chromosome 11, ASM357369v1, whole genome shotgun sequence genome encodes:
- the LOC113322886 gene encoding dirigent protein 22-like, producing the protein MVESSFKSSFSLITLFIFVVFYISNIVAVDGKSQTFGRVLNPIKLGLKQEKLSHFRVYWHDIVGGANPTAIQVARAPSTNNSKTGFGAVVMIDDPLTEGPELSSKLMGRAQGLYAMAGVNEVAALMNMNFAFMVGKYNGSTISIMGRNKVLTEVREMSIVGGSGLFRFARGYVQAHTKKLDFKTGDATVEYNIYVYHY